One Streptomyces sp. B21-105 genomic region harbors:
- a CDS encoding iron chaperone, with amino-acid sequence MTNTQQPAAGSAAPERFDGFSAEEREAMKEHARDLKTTARRSPRSAKADGEKDVLAKIADMADADRVLAERLHTIIRTAAPDLAPKLWYGMPAYARDGKVVCFFQSAQKFKTRYATLGFSDQARLDDDTMWPTTYALTKLDAATETRVTELVVRAAG; translated from the coding sequence ATGACGAACACCCAGCAGCCCGCCGCCGGCAGCGCCGCGCCCGAGCGGTTCGACGGGTTCTCGGCCGAGGAACGCGAAGCGATGAAGGAACACGCCCGGGACCTCAAGACGACCGCGCGCCGCAGCCCGCGCAGCGCCAAGGCGGACGGCGAGAAGGACGTGCTGGCGAAGATCGCCGACATGGCGGACGCCGACCGCGTCCTCGCCGAACGACTGCACACGATCATCAGGACGGCCGCGCCGGACCTCGCGCCCAAGCTCTGGTACGGCATGCCCGCCTACGCCAGGGACGGCAAGGTCGTGTGCTTCTTCCAGAGCGCGCAGAAGTTCAAGACCCGGTACGCCACCCTCGGCTTCAGCGACCAGGCGCGCCTCGACGACGACACCATGTGGCCCACGACGTACGCCCTGACGAAGCTGGACGCCGCCACCGAGACCCGCGTCACCGAGCTCGTCGTGAGGGCGGCGGGCTGA
- a CDS encoding pectate lyase — protein MTVHSPHSGHRRRQNRTPLIVGAAAGVLAVTLAAQVALAGGEQGTATGGAGAHVLAVPRAAGEVRLTATRRVTGVLDGARTRFTGAGALGGGGRQAGRAPLFELADGAVLKNVILGAPAADGVRCLGSCTLENVFWEDVGEGAAAFLGRSADAVYTVSGGGAADAAGTVFRFDGAGTLTVRDFAVAGFGELVRSCGDCGERFRRDVVLENVTATAPGGQLVGINSDFGDTARLSGVTVVGDPGRDVVPCQKFAGATGGEPVRLGAGPDGVNCLFEESDVTFR, from the coding sequence GTGACAGTTCATTCTCCCCACTCCGGTCACCGCAGGCGTCAGAACCGGACCCCGCTGATCGTCGGCGCGGCGGCCGGCGTCCTCGCGGTCACGCTGGCGGCCCAGGTCGCCCTCGCGGGCGGAGAGCAGGGGACGGCGACCGGTGGGGCGGGCGCCCACGTCCTCGCCGTTCCGCGGGCCGCGGGCGAGGTGCGGCTGACGGCGACCCGGCGGGTCACCGGCGTCCTCGACGGTGCGCGGACCCGGTTCACCGGGGCGGGCGCGCTGGGCGGCGGGGGTCGACAGGCGGGCCGGGCACCGCTGTTCGAACTGGCGGACGGCGCCGTCCTGAAGAACGTCATCCTGGGCGCTCCCGCCGCCGACGGTGTCCGCTGCCTGGGCAGCTGCACCCTGGAGAACGTGTTCTGGGAGGACGTCGGCGAGGGCGCGGCCGCCTTCCTCGGCAGGTCCGCGGACGCCGTGTACACCGTCAGCGGCGGCGGTGCCGCGGACGCGGCGGGCACGGTGTTCCGGTTCGACGGGGCGGGCACGTTGACCGTGCGCGACTTCGCCGTGGCCGGCTTCGGGGAACTGGTGCGCTCCTGCGGCGACTGCGGTGAGCGGTTCCGGCGGGACGTGGTGCTGGAGAACGTCACGGCCACCGCCCCCGGCGGCCAACTCGTGGGCATCAACAGCGACTTCGGTGACACCGCCCGGCTGAGCGGCGTCACCGTGGTCGGCGACCCGGGCCGGGACGTCGTGCCCTGCCAGAAGTTCGCGGGGGCGACCGGCGGCGAGCCGGTGAGGCTCGGTGCCGGGCCCGACGGGGTGAACTGCCTCTTCGAGGAGTCCGACGTCACCTTCCGGTGA
- a CDS encoding class I SAM-dependent methyltransferase, translating to MPDGWEWDSSLFRGSAAYYERGRLPYAPGFAETVADALGLDGRGRLLDVGCGPGIVLIALAPYFAEAVGVDPDEAMLAAARRRAVRHGVAARWTAARAEDLPAGLGEFRAVVFAQSFHWTDRDSVAATVLRMLEPGGVFVHVSDHQNPPPDPRPLPSPAPPYDRIGALVRRYVGPVRRAGRGVLVNGTPGREDLVMARAGFVDFRRHVVPAGGVVERTADDLVAWAFSRSDSAPHLFGDRLGDFERELRALLREEAPDDRFAERLPPTEVMTWRTPR from the coding sequence ATGCCTGACGGGTGGGAGTGGGACAGCTCCCTGTTCCGGGGAAGCGCGGCCTACTACGAGCGGGGCCGGCTCCCGTACGCTCCGGGCTTCGCCGAGACCGTCGCCGACGCCCTCGGTCTGGACGGCCGGGGCAGACTCCTCGACGTGGGCTGCGGCCCGGGCATCGTGCTGATCGCCCTCGCGCCCTACTTCGCCGAGGCCGTGGGCGTCGACCCGGACGAGGCCATGCTGGCCGCGGCCCGACGCCGGGCCGTACGTCACGGCGTCGCCGCCCGCTGGACGGCAGCCCGCGCCGAAGATCTGCCGGCGGGGCTGGGGGAGTTCCGGGCGGTGGTGTTCGCCCAGTCCTTCCACTGGACCGACCGGGACAGTGTCGCCGCCACGGTGCTGCGGATGCTGGAGCCGGGAGGCGTCTTCGTCCACGTCAGCGACCACCAGAACCCGCCTCCCGATCCGAGGCCGCTGCCGTCGCCCGCGCCCCCGTACGACCGCATCGGCGCCCTCGTGCGCCGCTATGTGGGCCCCGTGCGCCGCGCGGGACGCGGAGTGCTCGTGAACGGAACGCCGGGCCGGGAGGACCTCGTCATGGCCCGGGCCGGGTTCGTGGACTTCCGGCGACATGTCGTGCCGGCCGGGGGAGTGGTCGAGCGCACCGCGGACGACCTCGTGGCGTGGGCGTTCTCCCGCTCCGACTCCGCGCCGCATCTGTTCGGCGACCGGCTGGGGGACTTCGAGCGGGAGCTGCGCGCGCTGCTGCGGGAGGAAGCGCCCGACGACCGCTTCGCCGAGCGCCTTCCGCCCACCGAGGTCATGACCTGGCGGACACCCCGCTGA
- a CDS encoding RidA family protein produces MPRAVTLIRSAALSDVAEYAYAATAPAESRLIFLAGACPLNEDGSTAAVGDYAGQASKAVENMRTALAASGASLHDVISTRVLVASSRQEDLVTAWKVVRDAFADHDVPSTLMGVTVLGYTDQLVEIEAVAAVLDA; encoded by the coding sequence GTGCCTCGTGCCGTCACCCTGATCCGCTCCGCCGCCCTGTCCGACGTCGCCGAGTACGCGTATGCGGCCACGGCGCCCGCCGAATCCCGTCTGATCTTCCTCGCCGGGGCGTGCCCCCTGAACGAGGACGGCTCCACGGCGGCGGTCGGGGACTACGCGGGCCAGGCGAGCAAGGCCGTCGAGAACATGCGGACCGCGCTAGCCGCTTCGGGCGCGTCCCTCCACGACGTCATCAGCACCCGGGTGCTCGTCGCGTCGTCCCGGCAGGAGGACCTCGTGACGGCCTGGAAGGTGGTCCGGGACGCGTTCGCCGACCACGACGTCCCCAGCACCTTGATGGGCGTCACCGTCCTCGGCTACACCGACCAGCTCGTCGAGATCGAGGCCGTCGCCGCAGTCCTCGATGCCTGA
- a CDS encoding ATP-binding protein, translated as MSTPVISAREAEVLALLGEHLSNAEISAQLFISVRTVESHVSALLRKLGALDRRALSRRAADLAHAGRACPAPALPTPLTAFVGRTRERADLAEAVKARRLVTAVGPGGVGKTRLALAVAAQAAGDFPDGVWFVDLAPVTDPGRVGAAVAATVGTGEQPGRGVDETVLAALADHRALLVLDNCEQVIDGVSPFLERLLTACPGVQVLATSRARMLVPFEWAFEVPPLSWADGGESDAVALFVERAAAAGRAPDASAREDVAALCAGLDGMALAIELAAARYPALGLPGLTAGLTDQLLMLAGGPRAHDRHRSVGAALDWSHDLLEPRDRALLRRISVFAAPFTAEAAAVVAAFAPLDAAAVADGLGRLAEQSLLTATPSPSGVRYRALETVRQYGTRRLADADELTDVRARHLGWCLTAASDLEDARPADLSAEFVDEGRRARFDATADDLRTALAWAADRPERREDACRLALSLAGLAFARTLVGEAQQRFEQAAALADAAGDPAGAAAALRRAAGVAGCRRLGDDMFRLHRAAADAARRAGDTAAAGRDLAAAAAVAYRFSSTFERVPTAREAASLLAAARELSRDGGPAAGAAVALAEAAVVADAFGAVQGDTDNSAHETVGHAERAVDAARRAGDPVAESAALDALSGAHSWAGRPFAAADAARHRIDVLAAAPRTPAAAHERMDALAMASATALGVGELKQARRWGEELAGHPLLAEAGHHGVSWLLVADAFAGAADDVLAGSVRFLDAWERGGRPRSFSLGPAAASVAMIHGLRADHEARAAWLAIVDDAGHESEHRHGYGAVFDATVLLHRGEPDAALQRVAPPPDRVWKWVTWVWLHWYAAVRAEASALAGHPDARERIGAARGTVAGNLVATAQLDRSEALLDGDRARLLAVAAAFDAAGCRYQAARTLLLAGDAHAAAGEAALTGLGLAPRAG; from the coding sequence GTGTCCACTCCAGTGATCTCGGCCCGGGAAGCAGAAGTGCTCGCGTTGCTCGGCGAGCACCTCAGCAACGCGGAGATCTCCGCGCAGTTGTTCATCTCGGTGCGCACGGTGGAGTCGCACGTCTCCGCGTTGCTGCGCAAGCTCGGGGCGTTGGACCGGCGCGCGCTGTCCCGGCGTGCGGCCGATCTCGCCCATGCCGGTCGGGCGTGCCCGGCGCCCGCACTGCCGACGCCGCTGACGGCGTTCGTGGGCCGGACGCGGGAGCGCGCCGACCTCGCCGAAGCCGTGAAGGCGCGCCGGCTGGTGACCGCAGTCGGGCCGGGCGGCGTGGGCAAGACCCGGCTCGCGCTGGCGGTCGCGGCACAGGCCGCCGGGGACTTCCCCGACGGGGTGTGGTTCGTGGATCTGGCCCCGGTCACCGATCCGGGACGGGTGGGCGCGGCGGTCGCGGCGACGGTGGGCACGGGCGAGCAGCCGGGTCGTGGCGTCGACGAGACGGTGCTCGCCGCGCTGGCGGACCACCGGGCCCTGCTGGTGCTGGACAACTGCGAGCAGGTCATCGACGGCGTGTCCCCCTTCCTGGAGCGGCTGCTGACGGCCTGTCCGGGGGTACAGGTCCTCGCGACGAGCCGGGCCCGGATGCTGGTGCCGTTCGAGTGGGCCTTCGAGGTGCCGCCGCTGTCCTGGGCGGACGGCGGGGAGTCGGACGCCGTGGCGCTGTTCGTGGAGCGGGCGGCTGCGGCCGGCCGCGCTCCGGACGCGTCGGCGCGCGAGGACGTCGCGGCGCTCTGTGCCGGCCTCGACGGGATGGCGCTGGCCATCGAGCTGGCGGCGGCGCGCTATCCCGCCCTGGGGCTGCCGGGCCTCACCGCCGGTCTCACCGACCAGTTGCTCATGCTCGCCGGAGGGCCGCGTGCGCACGACCGGCACCGGTCGGTGGGGGCGGCGCTGGACTGGAGCCACGACCTGCTCGAGCCGCGGGACCGGGCGTTGCTGCGCCGGATCTCGGTGTTCGCGGCGCCGTTCACGGCCGAGGCGGCGGCCGTGGTGGCCGCCTTCGCGCCGCTGGACGCGGCCGCGGTCGCCGACGGCCTCGGAAGGCTCGCCGAGCAGAGTCTGCTGACCGCGACGCCGTCCCCGTCGGGCGTCCGGTACCGGGCGCTGGAGACCGTCCGCCAGTACGGGACCCGGCGGCTGGCCGACGCCGACGAGCTGACGGACGTCCGCGCCCGCCACCTCGGCTGGTGCCTGACCGCCGCGTCCGACCTCGAGGACGCCCGACCGGCCGACCTGTCGGCGGAGTTCGTGGACGAGGGCCGCCGGGCACGGTTCGACGCGACGGCCGACGACCTGCGGACCGCCCTGGCCTGGGCGGCCGACCGGCCGGAGCGGCGCGAGGACGCTTGCCGCCTCGCACTGTCCCTGGCCGGTCTTGCCTTCGCCCGCACCCTGGTCGGCGAGGCCCAGCAGCGCTTCGAACAGGCGGCCGCGCTCGCCGACGCCGCGGGCGACCCGGCCGGCGCCGCTGCCGCGCTGCGCCGGGCCGCCGGGGTGGCCGGCTGCCGCCGCCTCGGCGACGACATGTTCCGCCTGCACCGTGCTGCCGCGGACGCGGCCCGCCGGGCCGGTGACACGGCGGCTGCCGGGCGTGACCTGGCGGCCGCCGCCGCCGTCGCGTACCGCTTCTCCAGCACGTTCGAACGGGTCCCCACCGCGCGGGAGGCGGCCAGCCTGCTCGCGGCGGCGCGTGAGCTGTCCCGCGACGGCGGCCCGGCGGCCGGGGCGGCGGTCGCGCTGGCCGAGGCGGCGGTGGTGGCGGACGCTTTCGGCGCGGTCCAGGGCGACACGGACAACTCCGCGCACGAGACGGTCGGACACGCCGAGCGGGCCGTGGACGCGGCCCGGCGGGCGGGCGATCCGGTGGCCGAGTCGGCGGCCCTCGACGCGCTCTCCGGCGCTCACAGCTGGGCGGGCCGCCCGTTCGCGGCGGCGGACGCGGCCCGCCACCGCATCGACGTGCTGGCCGCGGCGCCGCGCACGCCCGCCGCCGCGCACGAGCGCATGGACGCCCTCGCCATGGCGTCCGCGACCGCGCTCGGGGTGGGCGAGCTGAAGCAGGCCAGGCGGTGGGGCGAGGAGCTCGCCGGTCACCCGCTGCTGGCGGAGGCGGGTCATCACGGGGTCTCCTGGCTGCTGGTCGCGGACGCCTTCGCGGGCGCCGCCGACGACGTGCTCGCGGGCAGCGTGCGCTTCCTCGACGCGTGGGAGCGCGGCGGCCGGCCGCGGTCGTTCTCGCTCGGTCCGGCCGCCGCGTCGGTCGCGATGATCCACGGGCTGCGCGCCGATCACGAGGCCAGGGCGGCGTGGCTCGCGATCGTCGACGACGCCGGCCATGAGTCCGAGCACCGCCACGGCTACGGCGCGGTCTTCGACGCGACGGTCCTGCTCCACCGCGGGGAACCCGACGCGGCGCTGCAACGGGTGGCGCCGCCGCCGGACCGGGTGTGGAAGTGGGTCACCTGGGTCTGGCTGCACTGGTACGCGGCGGTGCGGGCCGAGGCGTCGGCGCTGGCCGGACACCCGGACGCCCGCGAGCGGATCGGGGCAGCACGCGGCACGGTCGCGGGCAACCTGGTCGCCACTGCCCAACTGGACCGTTCCGAAGCGCTGCTGGACGGCGACCGGGCGCGACTGCTCGCCGTCGCGGCGGCGTTCGACGCGGCGGGCTGCCGCTATCAGGCGGCCCGGACCCTGCTGCTCGCCGGGGACGCGCACGCGGCCGCCGGCGAGGCGGCGCTCACCGGCCTGGGCCTCGCCCCTCGCGCCGGCTGA
- a CDS encoding cell envelope biogenesis protein OmpA: MMSTTADRGPAAARPLPLPDERSTGSVVRKAPSRPAEPLSRAGADVLRIVADPRTPVFVTEHANGRRTYGYWRPLDAGSGRGGCYVALSRAECDALHAAGRIILGEPVADPAKTTYRVRPARTAPATARTPSAPARTPAGKVTRGLSVAPAARCA; encoded by the coding sequence ATGATGTCGACCACCGCCGATCGCGGGCCAGCCGCGGCACGACCTCTGCCCCTCCCGGACGAGCGCAGTACGGGGTCCGTCGTACGGAAGGCTCCCTCCCGCCCCGCGGAGCCGCTGAGCCGCGCCGGAGCCGACGTCCTGCGCATCGTCGCCGATCCCCGCACCCCCGTCTTCGTCACAGAGCACGCGAACGGCCGGCGCACCTACGGCTACTGGCGGCCGCTGGACGCCGGAAGCGGCCGGGGAGGCTGCTATGTCGCCCTGTCCCGCGCCGAATGCGACGCGCTGCACGCCGCCGGACGCATCATCCTCGGCGAGCCCGTCGCCGACCCGGCGAAGACGACCTACCGGGTCCGGCCGGCCCGCACCGCCCCCGCGACCGCACGGACCCCGTCCGCGCCCGCCCGCACCCCGGCCGGCAAGGTGACGCGAGGCCTGAGCGTGGCGCCCGCGGCGCGGTGTGCGTGA
- a CDS encoding GlxA family transcriptional regulator encodes MSSSRLRRVAVLVLDGAKPLDVGIPAQVFTTRASMPYEVRVCGAAPGPVSGGDGLSYHVAHGLEALQWADVVFLPGYRFPDREDPPQAVVRALIAAHARGARLAAISTGAFALAATGLLDGRRATTHWHYARALAARHPRVRVDENVLFVDEGSVLTSAGAASGIDLCLHVLRRDLGVAAANHAARRLVAAPYRSGGQAQYVPRSVPEPLGERFAATREWALHRLDEPLTLAAMARHAAVSERTFSRRFVEDTGYTPMQWIMRARIDAARELLERSERGVEQIANDVGLGTGANLRTHFQQILGTTPSEYRRTFTRGE; translated from the coding sequence ATGTCGTCCTCCCGCCTCCGGCGCGTCGCCGTCCTCGTGCTCGACGGAGCGAAGCCCCTCGACGTCGGCATCCCGGCGCAGGTGTTCACGACCCGCGCGAGCATGCCGTACGAGGTCCGGGTCTGCGGCGCCGCGCCCGGCCCGGTGAGCGGCGGCGACGGACTGTCGTACCACGTCGCCCACGGCCTGGAGGCGCTGCAGTGGGCCGACGTCGTCTTCCTCCCCGGCTACCGCTTTCCGGACCGCGAGGACCCGCCGCAGGCCGTCGTGCGCGCCCTGATCGCCGCCCATGCCCGGGGCGCCCGGCTCGCCGCCATCTCCACCGGCGCCTTCGCGCTCGCCGCCACCGGCCTGCTCGACGGCCGGCGCGCCACGACGCACTGGCACTACGCCCGGGCCCTCGCGGCGAGGCACCCGCGGGTCCGGGTCGACGAGAACGTCCTCTTCGTCGACGAGGGCAGTGTGCTCACCTCGGCCGGCGCCGCCTCCGGCATCGACCTCTGCCTGCACGTCCTGCGCCGCGACCTCGGGGTGGCCGCCGCCAACCACGCGGCCCGCCGCCTGGTCGCGGCCCCCTACCGCAGCGGCGGCCAGGCGCAGTACGTGCCGCGCAGCGTGCCGGAGCCGCTGGGGGAGCGGTTCGCCGCCACCCGCGAGTGGGCCCTGCACCGGCTGGACGAACCCCTGACCCTGGCGGCGATGGCCCGGCACGCGGCGGTCTCCGAGCGCACCTTCTCGCGGCGCTTCGTCGAGGACACCGGATACACGCCCATGCAGTGGATCATGCGCGCCCGTATCGACGCCGCCCGCGAGCTGCTCGAGCGCTCCGAGCGCGGCGTCGAGCAGATCGCGAACGACGTCGGGCTCGGCACCGGCGCGAACCTGCGGACGCACTTCCAGCAGATCCTCGGCACCACGCCGAGCGAGTACCGGCGCACCTTCACCCGGGGCGAGTGA
- the gap gene encoding type I glyceraldehyde-3-phosphate dehydrogenase, with amino-acid sequence MTRIAVNGFGRIGRNVLRALLERDSDLEIVAVNDLTEPTALARLLAFDSTSGRLGRPVTVEDGALVVDGRRIKVLAEREPAQLPWAELDVDIVLEATGRFTSAKAARAHLDAGARKVLVSAPSDGADVTLAYGVNTDAYDPELHTIVSNASCTTNALAPLAAVLDGLAGIEHGFMTTVHAYTQEQNLQDGPHRDPRRARAAGVNIVPTTTGAAKAIGLVLPNLDGRLSGDSIRVPVPVGSIVELNTTVAREVTRDEVLAAYRTAAEGPLAGVLEYSEDALVSSDITGNPASSIFDSALTRVDGRHVKVVAWYDNEWGFSNRVIDTLELLAAR; translated from the coding sequence ATGACTCGCATCGCCGTCAACGGATTCGGCCGCATCGGACGCAACGTGCTGCGTGCGCTCCTCGAACGCGACAGCGACCTCGAGATCGTCGCCGTCAACGACCTCACCGAGCCCACCGCCCTCGCGCGGCTGCTGGCCTTCGACTCCACGTCCGGCCGGCTCGGCCGCCCGGTCACCGTCGAGGACGGCGCCCTCGTCGTCGACGGCCGCCGCATCAAGGTGCTCGCCGAACGCGAGCCGGCGCAGCTGCCGTGGGCCGAGCTCGACGTCGACATCGTGCTGGAGGCGACCGGCCGCTTCACCTCCGCCAAGGCCGCCCGCGCCCACCTCGACGCGGGCGCCCGCAAGGTGCTCGTCAGCGCGCCCTCCGACGGTGCCGACGTCACCCTCGCCTACGGCGTCAACACCGACGCCTACGACCCCGAGCTGCACACCATCGTCTCGAACGCGTCCTGCACCACCAACGCGCTCGCGCCGCTGGCCGCCGTCCTCGACGGTCTCGCCGGGATCGAGCACGGCTTCATGACGACCGTGCACGCCTACACGCAGGAGCAGAACCTCCAGGACGGCCCGCACCGCGACCCGCGCCGGGCCCGTGCCGCCGGCGTCAACATCGTCCCGACCACGACGGGCGCCGCCAAGGCGATCGGCCTCGTGCTGCCGAACCTCGACGGCAGGCTGTCCGGCGACTCGATCCGGGTGCCGGTCCCGGTGGGATCGATCGTCGAGCTGAACACGACCGTCGCCCGCGAGGTGACGCGCGACGAGGTGCTGGCCGCCTACCGCACGGCGGCCGAGGGTCCGCTCGCCGGCGTCCTCGAGTACTCCGAGGACGCGCTGGTGTCGTCCGACATCACCGGCAACCCGGCGTCGTCGATCTTCGACTCGGCCCTCACCCGCGTCGACGGCCGGCACGTCAAGGTGGTCGCCTGGTACGACAACGAGTGGGGGTTCTCGAACCGCGTCATCGACACCCTCGAACTCCTCGCCGCCCGCTGA
- a CDS encoding alpha/beta hydrolase, protein MAAGAALVVRRRPTAPAGAAVLVLHGGREHSRRASRAWHPAALRMRPLVRAAVASTDRRDVLVGEVRYRYQGWNATADPVDDAARALDELRRLAGEVPVILVGHSMGGRAALRAAADPAVRGVLALAPWCPPGEPAAHLAETRVVVLHGDRDRVTDPAASAEYVRRARQADAQAGLVLVRGGDHAMLRRGGHWHRATAAVVAQLLRAQSAPGSPAGLAGRACAARDPLLW, encoded by the coding sequence GTGGCGGCCGGGGCCGCGCTGGTGGTGCGGCGCCGGCCGACGGCGCCGGCCGGGGCCGCGGTCCTGGTCCTGCACGGCGGCCGGGAGCACAGCCGCAGGGCCTCGAGGGCCTGGCACCCGGCCGCCCTGCGCATGCGCCCGCTCGTGCGGGCCGCGGTCGCCTCGACGGACCGCCGGGACGTCCTCGTCGGCGAGGTGCGCTACCGCTATCAGGGGTGGAACGCCACCGCGGACCCGGTGGACGACGCCGCACGGGCCCTCGACGAGCTGCGGCGCCTCGCCGGTGAGGTGCCCGTGATCCTGGTCGGTCACTCGATGGGGGGCCGGGCCGCGCTGCGCGCGGCAGCCGACCCGGCGGTGCGCGGTGTGCTGGCCCTGGCGCCGTGGTGTCCACCCGGCGAACCCGCCGCCCACCTCGCCGAGACGCGCGTCGTCGTCCTGCACGGCGACCGTGACCGGGTCACCGACCCCGCGGCGTCCGCGGAGTACGTGCGGCGCGCCCGGCAGGCCGACGCGCAGGCCGGTCTCGTCCTCGTCCGCGGGGGTGACCACGCGATGCTCCGGCGCGGCGGCCACTGGCACCGCGCCACGGCTGCCGTCGTCGCGCAACTGCTGCGGGCGCAGTCGGCGCCCGGCTCCCCGGCAGGCCTCGCCGGCCGGGCCTGCGCGGCGCGGGACCCCCTGCTCTGGTGA
- a CDS encoding pyridoxamine 5'-phosphate oxidase family protein, with amino-acid sequence MTGSSAPASETTKTTESRETTETTKTTDPLPGTTGAGPRPRAVRRRDTEHRLAHDVDVWVASASADGVPHLVPLSFDWDGRTLLMATPADSPTGRNLTASRTARLALGHTRDVCMIEGETEVLGIDALPPRQADRFAERTGFDPRTLTTPYRWFRVTPRRIQSWREADELSSRELMRDGHWLA; translated from the coding sequence ATGACCGGATCGTCCGCCCCGGCGTCCGAGACCACAAAGACCACGGAGTCCCGGGAGACCACGGAGACCACAAAGACCACGGACCCGCTGCCCGGGACCACGGGCGCCGGCCCTCGCCCCCGTGCGGTGCGCCGCCGCGACACCGAGCACCGGCTCGCCCACGACGTCGACGTCTGGGTGGCCAGCGCCTCTGCCGACGGCGTGCCCCACCTCGTGCCGCTCTCCTTCGACTGGGACGGCCGCACACTGCTCATGGCCACCCCGGCGGACAGCCCGACCGGCCGGAACCTGACAGCCTCCCGGACCGCCCGGCTGGCACTCGGCCACACCCGGGACGTCTGCATGATCGAGGGCGAGACCGAGGTCCTCGGCATCGACGCCCTGCCACCCCGGCAGGCCGACCGGTTCGCCGAACGCACCGGCTTCGACCCGCGCACGCTCACCACGCCCTACCGCTGGTTCCGCGTCACCCCCCGCCGCATCCAGAGCTGGCGCGAGGCGGACGAGCTGTCCAGCCGCGAGCTCATGCGCGACGGCCACTGGCTCGCCTGA